In one window of Primulina tabacum isolate GXHZ01 chromosome 8, ASM2559414v2, whole genome shotgun sequence DNA:
- the LOC142552894 gene encoding putative methyltransferase At1g29790, translating to MGSVSLKIGDGTARFKRASVCSSSVNLMMLFSVITTNVFAFYAFTYQPTTVHHNPKNMAVISEKVTLILREIESSQKKLAQMEKEILGYESLDLSRLNVANELKEFLNPHQLPLGKDSRTGITEMVASVGHSCEKSVDLLSQFMSYKVNGLCPDDWSLGQKLILQGCEPLPRRRCFAKTVPKVGLQPFPVSLWENVSEKAFSWSGLGCKTFACLKSKKLNRDCAGCFDIVNGYENQRYVKARSKNDFLIDDVLAMGNGGIRIGFDIGGGSGTFGARMAEKNVTMVTATLNVDAPFNEFIASRGLFPLYLSLDSRFPFFDNVFDLVHAANGLDIGGKPEKLEFLMFDIDRVLRAGGLFWLDNFYCSIDDKKRDLTRLIERFRYKKLKWIVGEKVNGPGKSEVYLSAVLQKPVRI from the coding sequence ATGGGTTCTGTTTCTTTGAAAATCGGAGATGGAACAGCAAGATTCAAGAGGGCATCTGTTTGTTCCTCTTCTGTGAATTTGATGATGCTTTTTTCAGTAATAACCACAAATGTCTTTGCTTTTTATGCTTTCACATACCAACCCACTACAGTTCACCATAATCCAAAGAACATGGCTGTGATCTCAGAAAAAGTGACTTTAATTCTGAGAGAGATCGAATCTTCGCAGAAGAAGCTGGCCCAGATGGAGAAAGAAATACTGGGGTATGAAAGCCTCGACCTTTCGAGACTCAATGTTGCAAATGAGCTCAAAGAGTTCTTAAACCCCCATCAGCTGCCTTTAGGGAAAGATTCGAGAACTGGAATCACTGAGATGGTGGCATCTGTGGGGCATTCTTGTGAGAAATCTGTGGATTTGCTGTCCCAATTTATGAGTTACAAAGTCAATGGGCTCTGTCCTGATGATTGGAGCCTTGGTCAGAAGTTGATTCTTCAAGGATGCGAGCCTTTGCCGAGGAGGAGGTGCTTTGCGAAGACAGTTCCTAAGGTGGGTTTACAGCCTTTTCCAGTGTCACTTTGGGAAAATGTTAGTGAAAAGGCATTTAGTTGGAGTGGTCTAGGATGTAAGACTTTTGCTTGTTTGAAAAGTAAGAAATTGAATCGGGATTGTGCTGGTTGTTTTGATATTGTTAATGGCTATGAGAATCAAAGATACGTTAAGGCACGAAGCAAGAATGATTTCCTTATCGATGATGTGTTGGCTATGGGAAATGGTGGGATTAGGATTGGATTTGATATTGGTGGCGGCTCGGGGACTTTTGGTGCTAGAATGGCTGAGAAAAATGTGACTATGGTGACTGCCACTCTGAATGTGGATGCGCCTTTTAATGAATTCATTGCCTCTCGGGGACTTTTCCCTCTGTATTTAAGCTTGGATAGCAGGTTTCCGTTTTTTGATAATGTGTTTGATTTGGTTCATGCGGCTAATGGATTGGATATTGGGGGTAAACCTGAGAAATTAGAGTTCTTGATGTTTGATATTGATCGTGTACTTAGGGCTGGTGGATTGTTTTGGTTGGATAACTTCTACTGTTCCATCGATGACAAGAAACGGGATCTAACTCGATTGATTGAACGATTCAGGTACAAGAAGTTAAAGTGGATTGTGGGAGAGAAAGTTAATGGTCCAGGGAAATCAGAAGTATACTTGTCTGCTGTTCTACAGAAACCAGTAAGAATATAG
- the LOC142552893 gene encoding bZIP transcription factor 29-like produces MAQPNLKQSVNRAFNVGGAHARSISQPSFFANNSLPPLSPFPPSESSLASSNSNMKDVSMEETDVSSRGPPMAPSIRRENLFRATDSLPPRRGHHRSNSDVPLEFSAMIQSSPQLLPISGQGMFGRTASMRENMGNDKPIGLMRQDMDIPTHGKISADGIGDRRLEGEVVDDLFNSLINLDQVNAMNSSVVEHKDNGTKLSGGDSSNTELEIISKHGKNLREGVKRSATGDIAPPARHHRSLSVDSAIGNFQFGDESPKLQSSLFNRVDQISPSNSACDNSVKLNIEFGHGEFNEVELKKIVADERLAEIAVSDPKRAKRILANRHSAARSKERKLHYISELEHKVQTLQTEATTLSAQFTILQKDYSELTNQNNELKFRLKAMEQQAHLRDALHEALTAEVQRLKLAKMELREDGRTSNSIAQQAPVKHQMWQLQQLSPNQQPDQIRRISVPASTNSSTASTAPASA; encoded by the exons ATGGCTCAGCCCAATTTGAAACAATCCGTGAATCGAGCTTTCAATGTAGGGGGCGCTCATGCGAGGTCTATATCCCAACCCTCATTTTTTGCAAACAATTCCTTGCCTCCTTTGAGTCCTTTCCCTCCTAGCGAATCGTCACTGGCTTCATCGAACTCAAACATGAAAGATGTGTCCATGGAGGAGACAGACGTTAGTTCTAGAGGTCCTCCTATGGCTCCGTCTATTCGGAGGGAAAATTTGTTTCGAGCCACTGACAGCCTCCCCCCTCGTAGAGGACATCACCGTTCTAATAGTGATGTTCCGTTAGAATTCTCAGCTATGATTCAGTCTTCTCCTCAGTTGCTTCCGATAAGTGGTCAAGGGATGTTTGGAAGAACTGCAAGTATGAGAGAGAATATGGGAAATGACAAGCCCATTGGGCTGATGAGACAAGACATGGATATCCCAACTCATGGAAAGATCAGTGCAGATGGAATAGGTGACAGAAGATTGGAGGGAGAGGTTGTGGACGACTTGTTTAATTCTTTGATTAATTTGGATCAAGTGAATGCTATGAATTCCTCTGTTGTCGAGCATAAAGATAATGGAACAAAGTTAAGTGGTGGCGACAGCAGCAATACCGAGTTAGAAATTATCTCAAAGCATGGAAAAAATTTGAGAGAGGGAGTCAAAAGGAGTGCCACTGGAGATATTGCACCGCCAGCTCGTCATCACAGAAGTCTTTCAGTGGATAGTGCCATTGGGAATTTTCAATTTGGTGATGAATCACCGAAGTTACAGTCTTCCTTGTTCAATCGGGTGGATCAGATCTCACCAAGCAATTCGGCATGCGACAACTCAGTTAAGCTAAACATTGAATTTGGACATGGTGAATTTAATGAAGTTGAGCTGAAAAAGATTGTGGCGGATGAGAGACTTGCAGAAATTGCTGTATCAGACCCTAAACGGGCAAAAAG gatATTGGCTAATCGGCACTCAGCTGCTCGTTCCAAGGAGCGGAAGCTGCACTATATATCTGAATTGGAACACAAGGTGCAAACTCTGCAAACAGAGGCCACCACACTGTCAGCTCAATTTACTATTCTACAG AAAGACTACAGTGAGCTAaccaatcagaacaatgaatTGAAGTTTCGTCTTAAAGCTATGGAGCAACAGGCACATCTCAGAGATG CTTTACATGAAGCATTGACTGCCGAAGTTCAACGACTAAAGCTTGCAAAGATGGAGCTTAGAGAAGATGGAAGAACATCTAATAGCATTGCTCAGCAGGCCCCTGTAAAGCACCAGATGTGGCAACTACAACAACTTTCACCAAATCAGCAGCCCGATCAAATCCGACGAATATCAGTCCCAGCATCCACGAACTCTTCAACTGCTTCAACTGCACCTGCCTCCGCATAA